In Antechinus flavipes isolate AdamAnt ecotype Samford, QLD, Australia chromosome 3, AdamAnt_v2, whole genome shotgun sequence, a genomic segment contains:
- the F10 gene encoding coagulation factor X, protein MASRVYLLLLGTSLAGLLHLGEPVFLNQEKANHVLKRTRRANTLFEELKKGNLERECLEETCSFEEAREVFENQEKTMEFWNKYRDGDQCENNPCQNQGNCKDGLGEYTCICMEGFEGKNCEFSKLTLCSLDNGECDQFCKEEKSNVVCSCASGYILGDDGKSCIPTEPYPCGKYTVDRRKRSVIEPAIQSIPFRELNENPPSEPETETLAPTKDPLKGLFPNYTESNDKGNDLTRIVGGRDCQEGECPWQALLIYENKEGFCGGTILNEYFVLSAAHCMYPLKRFQVLVGERDTRNEDGNEEAHEVEKVLTHKGFVLETFDNDIALIKLKKPIRFRRNVAPACLPEKDWAEAVLMNQKAGVVSGFGRIHEKGRTSDTLKMLTVPFVDRNTCKLSSTFTVTSNMFCAGYESKSEDACEGDSGGPHVTKYKDTYFVTGIVSWGEGCARKGKYGIYTKVTAYLGWIKRSMRTKKTP, encoded by the exons ATGGCAAGCCGGGTGTACCTCCTCCTCCTTGGCACCTCTCTGGCAGGCCTCCTGCACCTCGGGGAACCCG TTTTCCTAAATCAAGAAAAGGCTAACCATGTCCTGAAGAGGACCAGGAGGGCTAATACACTatttgaagaattaaagaaaggaaatctcGAGAGAGAATGTCTTGAAGAAACCTGTTCTTTTGAAGAAGCCAGAGAAGTCtttgaaaaccaagaaaaaaca ATGGAATTCTGGAACAAATACAGAG ATGGTGACCAGTGTGAAAACAACCCTTGTCAGAATCAAGGGAATTGTAAAGATGGCCTTGGAGAATACACCTGCATATGTATGGAAGGATTTGAAGGCAAAAACTGTGAATTTT CAAAACTAACACTCTGCAGCTTGGATAATGGAGAGTGTGACCAGTtctgcaaagaagaaaagagcaatGTGGTATGTAGCTGTGCCAGTGGCTACATCCTGGGAGATGATGGCAAATCCTGTATCCCTACAG aacCCTACCCATGTGGAAAATACACAGTGGATAGAAGGAAGAGGTCAGTCATAGAACCTGCCATACAAAGTATCCCTTTTCGAGAGTTAAATGAGAATCCACCTTCAGAGCCGGAGACAGAGACACTGGCTCCCACAAAGGACCCTTTAAAGGGACTCTTCCCAAATTACACAGAAAGTAATGATAAAGGAAATGATTTAACAAGGATTGTTGGAGGAAGAGATTGCCAAGAGGGAGAATGTCCGTGGCAG GCTCTTCTCATATATGAGAACAAAGAAGGATTCTGTGGAGGTACAATATTGAATGAGTATTTTGTCCTTTCTGCTGCTCACTGCATGTACCCATTGAAAAGATTCCAAGTCTTAGTAG GTGAGCGGGACACAAGAAACGAAGATGGCAATGAAGAGGCCCATGAAGTGGAGAAGGTCTTGACACACAAAGGATTCGTCCTAGAAACCTTTGACAACGACATTGCTCTCATCAAGTTAAAGAAACCCATCCGGTTCCGAAGGAACGTAGCTCCGGCTTGCTTACCAGAAAAGGACTGGGCCGAGGCCGTCCTGATGAATCAGAAAGCAGGTGTGGTGAGCGGCTTTGGGCGAATCCACGAGAAAGGCCGCACTTCCGACACGCTCAAGATGCTCACGGTTCCCTTTGTGGATCGGAACACGTGTAAATTGTCCAGTACCTTCACCGTCACCTCCAACATGTTCTGTGCTGGCTATGAAAGCAAATCTGAGGACGCCTGCGAGGGAGACAGTGGTGGCCCACATGTGACAAAGTATAAGGACACTTATTTTGTCACTGGAATTGTCAGCTGGGGAGAAGGATGTGCCAGGAAGGGAAAATACGGAATCTACACAAAAGTCACGGCCTACCTTGGATGGATAAAAAGGTCCATGAGAACAAAGAAAACTCCATAG